The nucleotide window CGAACTTAGGAAGGCCCGGTCGACCTCGTGCCAGATCGTGGCGGTATCCGATATGGTTCCATCGAAGTCGAAGATGGCGGCCTTGAACCGCGGCGGCCAGAGCGCGTGGGGGGTCTGCTGCACCTGCGTCCCTTCCTTGGGGTGGGGGCGCATGATCATAGCACGTCCATGCGTGGGGCCCTGCCGTGGACGTCAGCTGTGCACAGCGTCTGCGCCCATCGCCTGCGGCTGACATGCTGCCGCAGGCGGAGCCCCGTCCCCGAAATGTTTCGTGAGCGTTACACTGTTCTCGCTATTCGAAAAAGCATCCCTTCTATGCGAAAGGAATCCGTCACATGGCAGATGAGGAACTGAAGAGACAGGCGCATGACTTCGTCGAGGCCAACTGGGAAGACATCGTGAAGGACATCGAGGATCTCGTCGCCGTCCGCTCGGTCGAGGACATGGAGCACGCGACCGAGGGCATGCCCTATGGCCCTGCCCCATACGAGGCCCTGCGCAGGGGCGTCGAGATCGCCTCGCGCCTGGGACTTGACGCCCACAACTGCGACGGGCACATCGGCTATGCCGATCTCGTCGGCAGGTCCGAGAGGCAGATCGCGATGATCGCCCACACGGATATCGTCCCCGAGGGCACGGGCTGGCACTTCGACCCGTTCAAGGTGACCCGCAAGGACGGCTACCTGATCGGCCGTGGCGTCCTGGACGACAAGGGCCCCTTCGTCCTCGAGCTCTATACGGCGAAGTTCTTTGCCGAGCAGGTTGCCCGCACGGGGGAGCGGCTGCCGTACACCCTCCGCTGCATCATCGGCAACAACGAGGAGACCGACATGCGCGATGTCGAGTGGTACCTCGAGCGCTACGAGCAGCCGGAGTTCCTGTTCTCGCCCGACGCCGACTTCCCGCTCATCTGTGGGGAGAAGGGTGGCTTCTCGGCCACCATCCGCTCCGGCAAGGTGTCTGACGTGATCGTCGACTTCGATGGCGGTACCGTGGGCAACGCCGTTGCCGGAGAGGCCACGGCGACCGTCAGGGGTGACGCGCGGCTCCTCGCGGGGACCGACCGCATCGACGTCGAGGATGCCGGGGAGGGCCTTGTGAGGCTCACGGCCCATGGCATCGGGGCGCACGCCTCGACGCCCGAGGGATCCGTCAACGCCATCGGCCTTCTGGTGGACTATCTCCTGGCGAACGGCCTCTACTCCGACGCCGAGAAGCCCTTCCTCGACATGGAGGGCCTCGTGTTTGGCTCCACGGACGGCTCGACGCTGGGCATCGCCGCCACCGATGACCTCTTCGACCCGTTGACCTGCATCGGTGGCACCATTCGTACCAGGGACGGAGTCTTCGAGCAGACCATCGACTCGCGCTACCCGACGTCGATCACCGGTGAGGAGATCGCCCGGCGCGTGGGCGCCCTCTGCGAGGCGCATGGCTGCACGCTGACGGTCGACCTCGACATGGTGCCCTTCTCCACCGACCCCGATTCCGAGGGCGTCCAGGCGCTGGTGGGCACCTACAACGAGTACACGGGTCGCAATGACCGGCCGTTCACCATCGGCGGCGGCACCTACGCCCGCCACTTCAAGGCCGGCGGCGCGTTCGGCCCCAACGACCCCAGCTTCCCGATGCCCGAATGGGTCGGTGCCGAGCACTCTGCGGACGAGGGCTTCTCCGAGGAGCAGTTCAAGCGGGCCCTGGAGATCTACATCGTCTCCGTCGCCCGCCTCATGAGGCTCTCGTTCTAAGCCGTCACGCTGTGCCCCGGTTCTCGTCCCGCCCGAGAACCGGGGTCACGTCCTTTTGGGTTGCCAGCTCCTTGTCGAGCGCCGCCGCATTCTCGGGGGCATCTGACAGGGACCCATTGTATGCGGGCGTGGCGATCCGTCGGGCCTAGCGGTCCGGCTCACCCTCTATCGAGCGGATGACGTTCATGATCACGTCATCTCCCGTGAAGGCCCCCAAAAGGCCGATGAAGTTCCGAGCCACGGGGAAGATCTCCGCATCGAGCGAGGCTCGTGCGCAGTCGTAGACGATTCCCGCCGTCTCGTCCGTCGGCGCGACGGGTATGTCGTGTGCCCTGAGGACCTCGACGATCTGCGTCCCGCTCAGCCCGTGCCGAAGGCTTCCCGGGTTCCGCATGGAAAGCACGGCCATCTCCATCGAGACCGTCGGAGCCATGGACGGCATGAAGCGCAGGGCGCAGACATAGCACGCCTCGGCGGCCAGGAGGTTTCCCGCCTGCCACTGGAACGACGCCATACGGTAGTAGGCCAGGCCGAGCCCCTCGGGGTCGTGCGCGATGGAGAGGAGCTCCCTCAGCTCCTCGATGGCCTCGTCGGCCCTTCCGAGCTCCTCCAGGCACTTGACAAGGTGGAGGCGGGCACGGGCGCCCATAGGGGCAAGCTCGACGATGCGCCGTGCGCCTGCAAGCGCCTCCTCCTTACGGCCCTGGGACAGCTGTGCGAGCGA belongs to Olsenella uli DSM 7084 and includes:
- a CDS encoding Sapep family Mn(2+)-dependent dipeptidase is translated as MADEELKRQAHDFVEANWEDIVKDIEDLVAVRSVEDMEHATEGMPYGPAPYEALRRGVEIASRLGLDAHNCDGHIGYADLVGRSERQIAMIAHTDIVPEGTGWHFDPFKVTRKDGYLIGRGVLDDKGPFVLELYTAKFFAEQVARTGERLPYTLRCIIGNNEETDMRDVEWYLERYEQPEFLFSPDADFPLICGEKGGFSATIRSGKVSDVIVDFDGGTVGNAVAGEATATVRGDARLLAGTDRIDVEDAGEGLVRLTAHGIGAHASTPEGSVNAIGLLVDYLLANGLYSDAEKPFLDMEGLVFGSTDGSTLGIAATDDLFDPLTCIGGTIRTRDGVFEQTIDSRYPTSITGEEIARRVGALCEAHGCTLTVDLDMVPFSTDPDSEGVQALVGTYNEYTGRNDRPFTIGGGTYARHFKAGGAFGPNDPSFPMPEWVGAEHSADEGFSEEQFKRALEIYIVSVARLMRLSF